A window of the Odocoileus virginianus isolate 20LAN1187 ecotype Illinois chromosome 20, Ovbor_1.2, whole genome shotgun sequence genome harbors these coding sequences:
- the ARHGAP35 gene encoding rho GTPase-activating protein 35 isoform X2, translated as MMMARKQDVRIPTYNISVVGLSGTEKEKGQCGIGKSCLCNRFVRPSADEFHLDHTSVLSTSDFGGRVVNNDHFLYWGEVGRSLEDCVECKMHVVEQTEFIDDQTFQPHRSTTLQPYIKRAAATKLASAEKLMYFCTDQLGLEQDFEQKQMPDGKLLIDGFLLGIDVSRGMNRNFDDQLKFVSNLYNQLAKTKKPIVVVLTKCDEGVERYIRDAHTFALSKKNLQVVETSARSNVNVDLAFSTLVQLIDKSRGKTKIIPYFEALKQQSQQIATAKDKYEWLVSRIVKNHNENWLSVSRKMQASPEYQDYVYLEGTQKAKKLFLQHIHRLKHEHIERRRKLYLAALPLAFEALVPNLDEIDHLSCIKAKKLLETKPEFLKWFVVLEETPWDATSHIDNMENERIPFDLMDTVPAEQLYEAHLEKLRNERKRAEMRRAFKENLETSPFITPGKPWEEARSFIMNEDFYQWLEESVYMDIYGKHQKQIIDKAKEEFQELLLEYSELFYELELDAKPSKEKMGVIQDVLGEEQRFKALQKLQAERDALILKHIHFVYHPTKETCPSCPACVDAKIEHLVSSRFIRPSDRNQKNSLSDPNIDRINLVILGKDGLARELANEIRALCTNDDKYVIDGKMYELSLRPIEGNVRLPVNSFQTPTFQPHGCLCLYNSKESLSYVVESIEKSRESTLGRRDNHLAHLPLTLILVNKRGDTSGETLHSLIQQGQQVASKLQCVFLDPASAGIGYGRNINEKQISQVLKGLLDSKRNLNLVSSTASIKDLADVDLRIVMCLMCGDPFSADDILFPVLQSQTCKSSHCGSSNSVLLELPIGLHKKRIELSILSYHSSFSIRKSRLVHGYIVFYSAKRKASLAMLRAFLCEVQDIIPIQLVALTDGAIDVLDNDLSREQLTEGEEIAQEIDGRFTSIPCSQPQHKLEIFHPFFKDVVDKKNIIEATHMYDNAAEACSTTEEVFNSPRAGSPLCNSNLQDSEEDIETPSYSMFREDTPLPSLSKDHSKLSMELEGNDGLSFIMSNFESKLNNKVPPPVKPKPPVHFEITKGDLSYLDQGHRDGQRKSVSSSTWLPPDGFDPSDYAEPMDAVVKPRNEEENIYSVPHDSTQGKIITIRNINKAQSNGSGNGSDSEMDTSSLERGRKVSIVSKPVLYRTRCSRLGRFASYRTSFSVGSDDELGPIRKKEEDQASQGYKGDNAVIPYETDEDPRRRNILRSLRRNTKKPKPKPRPSITKATWESNYFGVPLTTVVTPEKPIPVFIERCIEYIEATGLFSPFFLSLEIYDTAVCTYNDVGNL; from the coding sequence ATGATGATGGCAAGAAAGCAAGATGTCCGCATTCCCACCTACAACATCAGCGTGGTGGGATTGTCTGGGACGGAGAAGGAGAAGGGCCAGTGTGGCATTGGGAAGTCTTGTTTGTGCAACCGCTTCGTGCGCCCGAGCGCGGACGAGTTTCATTTGGACCATACCTCTGTCCTTAGCACCAGTGACTTTGGTGGGCGAGTGGTCAATAATGACCACTTTCTCTACTGGGGAGAAGTCGGCCGTTCCCTGGAGGATTGTGTGGAATGTAAGATGCATGTTGTGGAGCAGACCGAATTCATTGATGATCAGACATTTCAACCTCATCGGAGCACAACCCTGCAGCCGTATATCAAGAGAGCTGCTGCAACCAAGCTTGCATCAGCTGAAAAACTCATGTACTTTTGCACTGACCAGCTGGGGCTGGAGCAGGACTTTGAGCAGAAGCAAATGCCAGATGGAAAGCTGCTGATTGATGGTTTTCTTCTTGGCATTGATGTTAGCAGGGGCATGAATAGGAACTTTGATGACCAGCTCAAGTTTGTCTCTAATCTCTACAATCAGCtcgcaaaaacaaaaaagcctatTGTGGTTGTCCTGACGAAGTGTGATGAGGGTGTTGAGCGGTACATTAGAGATGCGCATACTTTTGCCTTAAGCAAAAAGAACCTCCAGGTTGTGGAAACCTCTGCAAGATCCAATGTAAATGTGGACTTAGCTTTCAGCACCTTAGTGCAACTCATTGACAAGAGTCGgggaaagacaaaaatcattCCGTACTTTGAAGCGCTCAAGCAGCAGAGCCAACAGATAGCTACAGCAAAAGACAAATATGAGTGGCTGGTGAGTCGCATTGTGAAAAACCACAACGAAAACTGGTTGAGCGTCAGCCGAAAGATGCAGGCCTCTCCCGAGTACCAGGACTATGTCTACCTGGAAGGGACTCAGAAAGCCAAGAAGCTGTTTCTCCAGCACATCCATCGCCTCAAGCACGAGCACATTGAGCGCAGGAGGAAGCTGTACCTGGCAGCCCTGCCCTTGGCTTTTGAGGCTCTTGTCCCCAACCTAGACGAAATAGACCACCTGAGCTGCATAAAAGCCAAGAAGCTGCTGGAGACCAAGCCAGAGTTCCTGAAGTGGTTTGTGGTGCTTGAGGAGACGCCGTGGGATGCCACCAGCCACATTGACAACATGGAGAATGAGCGGATTCCCTTCGACTTAATGGACACCGTCCCTGCAGAGCAGCTCTACGAGGCCCACTTAGAGAAGCTGCGGAACGAGAGGAAACGGGCTGAGATGAGAAGGGCGTTTAAAGAAAACCTGGAGACCTCTCCTTTCATCACTCCTGGCAAGCCTTGGGAAGAGGCCCGCAGTTTTATTATGAACGAAGATTTCTACCAGTGGCTAGAGGAATCTGTTTACATGGATATTTATGGCAAACACCAAAAGCAGATTATAGACAAAGCGAAGGAAGAGTTTCAGGAGCTGCTGCTGGAATACTCAGAGTTGTTTTACGAGCTGGAGCTGGATGCCAAGCCCAGCAAGGAGAAGATGGGAGTCATCCAGGATGTGCTTGGGGAGGAACAACGGTTTAAAGCGTTGCAGAAGCTCCAGGCGGAGCGGGACGCCCTAATTCTAAAGCACATTCATTTCGTGTACCACCCAACCAAGGAGACGTGTCCTAGCTGCCCCGCCTGCGTGGACGCTAAGATTGAGCACTTGGTTAGTTCTCGGTTTATCCGACCATCTGACCGGAATCAGAAGAATTCACTCTCCGACCCCAACATTGATAGAATCAACTTGGTGATCTTGGGCAAGGACGGCCTTGCCCGGGAGTTGGCCAATGAGATTCGAGCTCTTTGTACAAATGATGACAAGTATGTAATAGACGGGAAAATGTATGAGCTCTCCCTGAGGCCAATAGAAGGGAACGTCAGACTTCCCGTGAACTCTTTCCAGACACCAACGTTTCAGCCCCATGGTTGTCTCTGCCTTTACAATTCAAAGGAGTCTCTGTCATATGTGGTAGAGAGTATAGAGAAGAGCAGAGAGTCCACACTTGGCCGGCGAGATAATCACTTAGCCCACCTCCCCCTGACCTTAATCTTGGTTAACAAAAGAGGAGACACCAGTGGAGAGACGCTGCACAGCCTAATACAGCAGGGTCAGCAGGTGGCCAGCAAGCTTCAGTGTGTCTTTCTCGACCCTGCTTCCGCTGGCATCGGTTACGGGCGCAACATCAACGAGAAGCAGATCAGTCAGGTTTTGAAAGGTCTCCTGGACTCCAAGCGTAACTTAAACCTGGTCAGTTCTACCGCTAGCATCAAAGACCTGGCTGATGTTGACCTGCGAATTGTCATGTGTCTGATGTGTGGGGATCCTTTTAGTGCAGATGACATactctttcctgtccttcagtctCAAACCTGTAAGTCTTCCCACTGTGGAAGCAGCAACTCTGTTTTACTTGAACTCCCAATCGGACTACACAAGAAGCGCATTGAACTGTCTATTCTTTCATACCATTCCTCATTTAGCATCCGAAAAAGCCGATTGGTCCATGGGTACATTGTTTTCTACTCAGCCAAACGTAAGGCCTCCTTGGCTATGTTACGTGCCTTTCTCTGTGAAGTGCAGGATATTATCCCCATTCAGCTGGTTGCACTCACTGACGGCGCTATAGATGTCCTGGATAATGACTTAAGTCGGGAGCAGCTAACCGAGGGGGAGGAGATCGCTCAAGAAATTGACGGGAGGTTCACGAGTATCCCCTGTAGCCAACCCCAGCATAAACTTGAGATCTTCCACCCCTTTTTTAAAGATGTGGTGGACAAAAAGAACATCATTGAGGCTACGCATATGTACGACAATGCTGCCGAGGCCTGCAGCACCACTGAAGAGGTGTTTAACTCCCCTCGGGCAGGCTCCCCGCTCTGCAACTCCAACCTGCAGGACTCAGAGGAGGACATCGAGACCCCGTCGTACAGCATGTTTCGAGAAGACACACCACTGCCCTCTCTGTCCAAAGACCATTCCAAGCTCTCTATGGAACTGGAGGGAAATGATGGGCTGTCCTTCATCATGAGCAACTTTGAGAGTAAACTGAACAACAAGGTACCTCCACCAGTCAAACCAAAGCCTCCTGTCCATTTTGAAATCACCAAGGGGGATCTGTCTTACTTAGACCAGGGCCACAGAGATGGACAGAGGAAGTCTGTCTCGTCAAGCACCTGGCTACCTCCAGATGGGTTCGATCCTTCTGATTATGCTGAACCCATGGACGCTGTGGTCAAGCCAAGGAATGAGGAAGAAAACATATACTCGGTGCCCCACGACAGCACACAGGGCAAGATCATCACCATCCGGAACATCAACAAAGCCCAGTCCAATGGCAGCGGGAATGGTTCCGACAGCGAAATGGACACCAGCTCCTTGGAGCGGGGCCGCAAGGTATCCATCGTGAGCAAGCCAGTGTTGTACAGGACGAGATGCAGCCGGCTGGGGAGGTTTGCCAGTTACCGAACCAGCTTCAGCGTGGGGAGCGATGATGAGCTTGGGCCCATCCGAAAGAAAGAGGAGGATCAGGCATCCCAGGGCTATAAAGGAGACAATGCTGTCATTCCATACGAGACCGACGAAGACCCGAGGAGGAGGAATATTCTTCGCAGTCTAAGAAGAAACACTAAG